In the genome of Paenibacillus pabuli, the window ATCTTTATTGCCTAATCGGTCATATGTTTTCATTAAAGACAGGCCGACCTCCTCCAAGATCGGATCAAATTGCTGTATTCGGTGATATACCGTGAGTGCCTCCGTATCCAGCCCCATCCCAACATAATATTGAGCGAGCTGCATAGCATGGTTAAGCCATAACGTATGCAAGCGCTGGCGCTCAAGCTCAGCCCATGCGTAGTCGTCCTCGCCAAAGTATCTGCCCTCATATTGATCTGAGACCTTGCGATGCTCGGCAACTGTAGAGGAGGATAATATAGATAATTGATTAAGACGGCTTTCCCATTCTTCCGCGTCAATTCGGAAATCGCCCGTTTCCAGTATGTATCCAAACTGTTGATAGCGAATGGATATCTTGTTCTCGCCCATGAATTCGTTCATCATGCTACGCAAGCGATGGATACCGCTGTGAAGATTGGAAATGCCCCTCTTCTCATCCAGCTCTGGCCACAACAATTCAAGTAATGAATCCCGCTTGATTGGCTTGTTCCGATGGTGAAGCAAATAGGCAAATAATTCTCTAATTTTGGTTGTTCTGAATTTCAGGTGCATCGGGGCTTCGTTTGGACGAAGCTGTAACTGAAGCATTCCCATACATCGGATCAACATGGACGGCTCTTCTACCAAGTTCGGACTCGCTGGCATGGTTCGGCGTTGATACATCTTCATCGTTTTTCCCAAACGGTCCCGTGTAACGGGCTTCATGATGTAGTCCAGCACTTCAAGCCCGTAAGCGGTTAGTGCATGTTCGTTATATGCTGTCGTAAATATAATCTCTGTTCCAGGAGAAACCTCATGAATGCGTTCAGTTGCCTGGATCCCGTTCATCCCCGGCATGTGAACATCCATGAAGACGATTTCCGGCTGATGACGTTCGATATGATCCATGGCCTCTTCTGCCGCCAGAAAAGAGCCAATGACTTCGCAATCCTCTCGCTCCAGCAAAAGTTTGTTTAACCTGCTCAGAGCGAGGTATTCATCATCTACCAAAATCATTCTCATAAATCTCAACTCCTCCGGCTCACTGGTCTTCCTCTAAACAGTAATTTTACCATAATTCCAAGTGTTGAAACGCTATCATTTAGATAAAAGGTCTATGTCCCGGCCTTGAATAAAATGTTCTTCATTTTGATCCAACGTGCAGGAATATGGCGTATGATGTCGAAAACTAGTTTTTGCCATGAAACCAATAACCTATAAAAAGATACCCCGATATGTCGTGCTGTCCATTCTATTCCTTACCTTCTTAATCGGATTCCGCTGGATATGGTCCGAGTCTTTCTCCATACCCGAACATCCTGCACCGGCTCAGGGTGTGCTTGATCTTCGAGGATGGGATCTTGCTAACGCCTCACCAATATCTCTTGATGGCGAGTGGCAATTTTACCCTAATGCCTTAATCTCTAATCGTGAAGCAAAAGTAGTAAACCAACCTTCGAGATGGATTCAAGTACCTGGAGATTGGCGCAGTGCGTTACCACCATCTTCATCATCATTCGGGTATGGAACGTACCGTATTCGCATTCTTCTGGACCCATCGGTTGAGGAAGTCAGCCTCTGGGCACAGAAAATTCAGGCTTCCTCCATTGTAGAAATCAACGGGACCATCGTAGCCGAATTCGGTCATCCTGCGACCCATGCCGAGGCCTATCGCCCAGAAAGGACTGCGTTTACTACGTCCTATGCCCTTAACGGGGCCAAGGAGATTGATCTTCTTGTGCAAACAGCCAATTTTGATGATCCTACTAGCGGGGGGATTACACGCTCCCTTTACTTCGGTTCTCCAGAGGCAATCGCAAGCGAACGGGGAATTTCAATCGATTTACAGAAAATTACCTTTGCCATACTGCTGCTGCATAGCTTGTATGCTTGTGTAATGTTCTTTTTTAATCGTAAACAACGCGCGCTGCTCACGTTTTCCCTGTTAACCCTGGCAGCAGCACTCACGGTTGCCTCCGATCATGATAGTCTTTTATTAAACTGGATTCCGCTCAACTTCTCTTGGATGGTCAAGGCCAAAGCGTTATCCTATCCCTTGTTTTCGTTTTTCATGCTTCTCATGGCCAGAAGTTTCTCACACAGTTTGCGAGGTCGCAGACTTTTCCGGGTCTATGCCAGTACGCTCGGTGTCTACTTTGTATTTCTGCTGATCGCACCAGTGAACCTGATTTACCAAGTCCTTGAGTCCGGCGTCTCAGATTTTCTTTATCTGTTCGCTGTTTCCTGGTCTGTGTACCTGTTCTTCAGAATGGCGGTTAGAAAACAAAGTGATGCCAGCTTCTTGCTATTCGCAGCAACCGGTAGTTTCTCCAGTGTGCTGTGGGGATTCGTAAACTCACATAATGAGATTACCAATGTGTATTATCCAATTGATGTCATCGCGGCCATATTTGGCTTCTCGACCTATTGGTTCAAAAAGTACTTTCGTAATTCCAGTGAGATCGAGAAGCTGTACGAACAGCTCAAAGAGGAAGATCGGCAGAAGGATCAGTTTCTTGTCAATACGGCACATGAGTTGCGTACACCTTTGCATGGCATCATTAACATTGCCGAGAGCATCGCGGTACGTGAACGGCGTGGATCAGGAGAGCCGCATACAGAAGAGATGAAACTGTTAATTACGATTGGCCAACGAATGTCCCAACTGGTTGACGACCTGCTTGACGTAATTCGCTTGAAGGAAAAACGTATTAACCTTCAGAAAAAACCATTGTCCCTTGCATCCGTCATCCCTGGCGTTATTGGAATGTTCAGATTTATGGCAGAGGGCAGACCTATCCAAATGAACGTGGATATCCCTGAATCGCTCCCCCTTGTTCAGGCTGATGAGAGAAGACTGGTTCAGATCCTCTACAATCTGCTGC includes:
- a CDS encoding response regulator, yielding MRMILVDDEYLALSRLNKLLLEREDCEVIGSFLAAEEAMDHIERHQPEIVFMDVHMPGMNGIQATERIHEVSPGTEIIFTTAYNEHALTAYGLEVLDYIMKPVTRDRLGKTMKMYQRRTMPASPNLVEEPSMLIRCMGMLQLQLRPNEAPMHLKFRTTKIRELFAYLLHHRNKPIKRDSLLELLWPELDEKRGISNLHSGIHRLRSMMNEFMGENKISIRYQQFGYILETGDFRIDAEEWESRLNQLSILSSSTVAEHRKVSDQYEGRYFGEDDYAWAELERQRLHTLWLNHAMQLAQYYVGMGLDTEALTVYHRIQQFDPILEEVGLSLMKTYDRLGNKDPVVTQYNQLATALRQEAGINPGLEVELWYQQWKKSNL
- a CDS encoding hybrid sensor histidine kinase/response regulator, giving the protein MKPITYKKIPRYVVLSILFLTFLIGFRWIWSESFSIPEHPAPAQGVLDLRGWDLANASPISLDGEWQFYPNALISNREAKVVNQPSRWIQVPGDWRSALPPSSSSFGYGTYRIRILLDPSVEEVSLWAQKIQASSIVEINGTIVAEFGHPATHAEAYRPERTAFTTSYALNGAKEIDLLVQTANFDDPTSGGITRSLYFGSPEAIASERGISIDLQKITFAILLLHSLYACVMFFFNRKQRALLTFSLLTLAAALTVASDHDSLLLNWIPLNFSWMVKAKALSYPLFSFFMLLMARSFSHSLRGRRLFRVYASTLGVYFVFLLIAPVNLIYQVLESGVSDFLYLFAVSWSVYLFFRMAVRKQSDASFLLFAATGSFSSVLWGFVNSHNEITNVYYPIDVIAAIFGFSTYWFKKYFRNSSEIEKLYEQLKEEDRQKDQFLVNTAHELRTPLHGIINIAESIAVRERRGSGEPHTEEMKLLITIGQRMSQLVDDLLDVIRLKEKRINLQKKPLSLASVIPGVIGMFRFMAEGRPIQMNVDIPESLPLVQADERRLVQILYNLLHNALKFTEEGTITVSVRKRGECLVIQVSDSGVGISEEMQKRIFDAYEQGTPQARLSGGIGLGLSICKQLTELHGGHLTVQSVPGQGSTFQVSLPLGDTASLPEQTEQRWDRHSFEEVAVAEQQPTSQEPVVAHILAVDDDPVNLRVLISMLSSEPYQIQTAASAREALQLLDSRPWDLLIADVMMPQMSGYELTQKVRERFSVSELPILLLTARSEPSDIYAGFLAGATDYIAKPVDAIEMRHRIRSLAVLKQSIDERLRMEAAYLQAQIQPHFLFNTLNSIMALSDLDTERMQKLGDAFIHYLQTSFHFLNAEKTVDIAHEIDLAQTYVYIEKERFPDRLEVLWDIPQNLSLSIPPLTIQPLIENAVRHGVLSKRTGGTVQIRIIEQDDRAFIEVQDDGVGMDQDQIESALEWPKKKPRGSGGIGLTNTHRRLTQIYGQGLTITSTPGKGTIVSFVIPANRTGTKATI